The Prunus persica cultivar Lovell chromosome G7, Prunus_persica_NCBIv2, whole genome shotgun sequence genome has a segment encoding these proteins:
- the LOC18771874 gene encoding uncharacterized protein LOC18771874, protein MEGLIPMVYKAMKRNRTRRQYSSLSSSLSSSASAAQTNYNIADFYIDPNQTNYVYVPPPPPAASSTPHDHHRRPSLDTIFNVNNNGGFSTVSAPVEHKSSSSTNNIINGQVIQHRRHKSVSVSVSVSVSAPPKQLVRFRSHRRIFSCMTCGVVPS, encoded by the coding sequence ATGGAAGGTCTGATTCCAATGGTGTACAAGGCAATGAAGAGGAACAGAACTCGCCGCCAATACAGCAGCCTCtcatcatcattatcatcatcagCATCAGCAGCTCAAACTAATTACAACATCGCCGACTTCTACATTGATCCTAATCAAACTAATTACGTCTATGtgccaccacctcctcctgcTGCTTCTTCCACTCCTCATGATCATCATCGTCGTCCAAGTCTCGACACCATATTTAATGTAAACAACAATGGTGGGTTTTCTACAGTATCTGCCCCCGTGGAGCACAAGTCATCATCGTCCACAAACAACATAATCAATGGTCAAGTAATTCAACACCGACGACACAaatctgtttctgtttctgtttctgtttctgtttctgctCCTCCAAAGCAACTTGTCCGGTTTCGGAGCCATCGACGAATCTTCTCATGCATGACTTGTGGTGTGGTGCCTAGCTAA
- the LOC18771709 gene encoding uncharacterized protein LOC18771709 encodes MNRSLSSKLAKKPSPAPSPSPAPVTANKKKKKKEQSPRNPLQDLNTSSTISNSNNGSEASSSISVEAPRGCLRFFLSHSSSSSNSKTPICRPKTLSKTPKSAPVVKPSRPSKSKDNRSKCNALENPEKLTSRNAHKFKNNSSCLYQWQSGNKPSSRNGQKMKTCSVLNSNGNSRSKFESGSVVEDIVRVVGNAGQPTELKSCGIDENFTPLSKIVTGLGLDSKTVKDEDLQQNSSKSDSRTPPVQASVSPEIQCGSSAVSTATRACYATGHVLSGITDKRKCRPRGILNVEENDSGFSRGKALGSFEDDDDDGDDDETGKGVFGNFDAPMVPLPTEASMHWLLSPCNEEDEDHKEHSEKSFQNSVESVNLYSPFSISGHHGFSLDICNNTNVGSTTNCSRRSTSIFPSYQEVLEPLNTDPVLSSPPCTPGCEALTLKDERKYRYDYGGDNSPFSMVSLGSENVIRTPLSHSSMDNQRKHYFDSELSSVAEAIRMASLSPNSNVLVEDQIDSSFQFDCLTTTCNSISRFQKVLDDRASWLSNSTPENVSQSEMRISWREGLVSRIYDMDEYDCCRCLSDEEEDINGCSSDRLKKTCQSPELNINVGKDQILSYNSRSGELLDDEAGAGKVEGGFPSQSSCVCAESISTDGGGLLASGDSDWTLCYKNELFHV; translated from the coding sequence ATGAACCGATCGTTGTCGTCAAAACTCGCCAAGAAACCCTCTCCAGCTCCGTCTCCGTCTCCGGCACCGGTGACGgcgaacaagaagaagaagaaaaaggaacagaGCCCTCGAAATCCATTACAGGATCTCAATACCAGCAGCACCATTAGCAATAGCAACAATGGCAGCGAggcttcttcttctatctCTGTCGAAGCCCCTCGAGGTTGCCTCAggttctttctctctcattcttcttcttcttctaattcaAAAACTCCTATTTGTAGGCCTAAAACACTGTCCAAAACCCCTAAATCGGCTCCTGTTGTAAAGCCTTCAAGGCCATCAAAATCTAAGGACAACCGGTCCAAATGCAATGCTTTGGAAAACCCAGAGAAACTCACATCCCGGAATGCGCACAAATTTAAGAATAATTCTTCTTGTTTGTACCAGTGGCAGTCCGGGAACAAACCCAGTTCTAGAAATGGACAAAAGATGAAAACTTGCTCAGTTTTAAACTCAAATGGAAATTCCCGGAGTAAGTTCGAATCTGGGTCTGTGGTGGAAGATATTGTCAGGGTGGTTGGTAATGCCGGTCAGCCCACTGAGCTCAAATCATGTGGTATTGATGAAAATTTTACACCTTTGAGTAAGATAGTGACAGGGTTGGGTTTGGACTCCAAAACTGTTAAGGATGAGGATTTGCAACAGAATTCTAGCAAAAGTGATAGTAGAACTCCACCAGTTCAGGCCTCTGTATCTCCAGAGATACAATGTGGATCGTCTGCGGTGTCAACAGCCACACGTGCTTGTTATGCTACTGGCCATGTTCTTTCTGGGATCACTGACAAGAGGAAGTGCAGACCTAGAGGAATTCTCAATGTAGAAGAGAATGATTCAGGTTTCAGTAGAGGGAAGGCTTTAGGCAGttttgaggatgatgatgacgatggtgatgatgatgaaactGGAAAAGGAGTTTTTGGCAATTTTGATGCTCCCATGGTTCCTTTACCTACTGAAGCTTCAATGCATTGGCTGTTATCACCGTGTAATGAGGAGGATGAGGATCACAAGGAGCATTCTGAAAAAAGTTTTCAGAATTCTGTAGAGTCTGTCAATCTTTATTCTCCATTTTCAATCTCAGGTCATCATGGATTTTCTTTAGATATATGCAACAATACTAATGTGGGAAGTACTACTAACTGTAGCCGGAGGAGTACTTCAATTTTTCCAAGCTATCAAGAAGTGTTAGAGCCCTTAAATACCGATCCTGTTTTGTCGTCTCCCCCTTGCACACCTGGTTGCGAGGCTCTAACCTTGAAAGACGAAAGAAAATACCGTTATGATTATGGCGGCGATAATTCTCCATTCTCTATGGTTTCACTGGGTAGTGAAAATGTTATTCGTACTCCTCTATCACACTCAAGTATGGACAATCAAAGGAAACACTACTTTGATTCTGAACTCAGTTCAGTGGCTGAAGCTATTCGGATGGCAAGCTTGTCCCCAAACAGTAATGTATTAGTTGAGGATCAGATTGATTCAAGTTTCCAGTTTGACTGTCTAACTACAACTTGCAATTCAATCAGTCGATTTCAGAAAGTTTTGGATGATCGGGCTTCCTGGCTTTCCAACTCTACACCAGAAAATGTGTCACAATCCGAGATGAGGATATCATGGAGAGAAGGGTTAGTGAGTCGTATCTACGATATGGATGAATATGATTGCTGCAGGTGTTTGTCAGACGAAGAGGAAGATATCAATGGCTGCAGCAGTGATCgcttaaaaaaaacttgtcaGAGTCCTGAACTCAATATCAATGTTGGGAAAGATCAGATTTTAAGTTATAATTCTCGATCTGGTGAACTGTTGGATGATGAAGCAGGAGCGGGGAAAGTTGAAGGCGGCTTTCCTTCTCAGTCATCATGCGTGTGTGCTGAGTCCATAAGCACTGATGGAGGTGGCCTGCTTGCTTCAGGGGATTCAGATTGGACTCTCTGCTACAAGAACGAGTTGTTCCATGTATAA
- the LOC18770842 gene encoding probable uridine nucleosidase 2: MAVTEPKKIIIDTDPGIDDAMAIFVALQSPEVEVIGLTTIYGNVYTTLATRNALHLLEVAGRTDIPVAEGSHVTITKGTKLRIADFVHGADGLGNQNFPPPKGKPIEQSAAAFLVEQANLYPGKVTVVALGPLTNIALATQLEPAFAKNIGQIVLLGGAFAVNGNVNPAAEANIFGDPDAADIVFTSGADILGVGINVTHQVVLTDADREKLARSNGKFAQYLCKVLDVYFSYHRDAYSTKGVYLHDPTTLLAAVNPSLITYTEGVVRVQTNGITRGLTILYNKQKRFGEVTEWSDKPTVKVAVTVDAPAVVNLVMERLMDS; the protein is encoded by the exons ATGGCAGTGACTGAACCCAAGAAGATCATCATTGACACCGACCCTGGCATCG ATGATGCCATGGCCATCTTTGTGGCATTACAATCCCCGGAGGTGGAAGTGATTGGACTTACTACCATATATGGAAACGTTTATACGACTCTGGCCACAAGAAATGCCTTGCATTTG TTGGAGGTTGCAGGGAGAACTGATATTCCTGTGGCTGAAGGATCTCATGTCACAATAACT AAAGGAACAAAACTTCGTATTGCTGATTTTGTTCATGGTGCGGATGGACTTGGCAACCAAAATTTCCCCCCACCGAAAGGAAAGCCAATTGAACAGTCAGCAGCAGCTTTTCTGGTTGAACAAGCAAACCTTTACCCTGGAAAAGTCACTGTGGTAGCATTGGGCCCACTTACAAATATTGCACTG GCTACTCAACTAGAACCTGCATTTGCAAAGAACATTGGGCAGATTGTTCTTCTTGGTGGTGCTTTTGCAGTCAATGGGAATGTGAATCCAGCAGCAGAGGCCAAC ATATTTGGGGATCCAGATGCTGCAGATATAGTATTTACAAGTGGAGCAGATATTTTGGGTGTGGGGATAAATGTTACCCATCAAGTTGTATTGACAG ATGCTGATCGGGAAAAGTTGGCAAGGTCAAATGGAAAATTTGCTCAGTACTTGTGCAAAGTTTTAGATGTGTACTTCTCCTACCATCGTGATGCCTATAGCACAAAAG GAGTTTACCTTCATGATCCCACAACACTTCTTGCAGCTGTTAATCCTTCACTCATCACTTACACAGAGGGTGTTGTTAGAGTACAGACAAACGGCATCACAAGAGGACTCACAATTTTGTACAACAAACAGAAAAG GTTTGGTGAAGTGACGGAGTGGTCTGATAAACCCACGGTGAAGGTTGCAGTGACGGTTGATGCTCCCGCAGTAGTCAACTTGGTTATGGAACGCCTCATGGACTCTTGA